A window of Gossypium raimondii isolate GPD5lz chromosome 7, ASM2569854v1, whole genome shotgun sequence genomic DNA:
TGAGGACATAAAGGTGAAAGAACTTCCAAACCAGTACCCAAATCATAGAGCACATCAGCTGCAATATTAAACGCTTATTCGAATATTCAATATGACATGGGTAGCATTGACATTCAGAAGAAACTGAATTAAGGCACAAACCCAAAATTCTCCAACGTTTTGGTTCTGAGTCCATTCTTGCACCTAAATTACTGCATATGAGCTTTCCCATATGCTGCATTCCGTCTTTCAATATCTGCTCATCaacaaaataaatgcaaaccTCTAGCCAAAAAGTATGATTTGGAACACACATTCAGTATGAATTCTTCAACTAAAATAAAAGCTTACCCAGCTAACTGCAGTTGCCTGAGCAGGGGTAGGTCGCAAGCCTGCAGCAAATAAAAGTGACTGCAAAGGAGTGAGAAATGTAAGGAAATGACCTGATATATTAAGCTGGTAGTCAAATGCCAAGAAATCAACTAAATATCTTCGCACCCAAATATACACAGTCTTACCCTGCCTCCCCACCagccccccttttttttttgtttgaaaattttggcaaCATCTATAAACTACTTTCACATGGATATGCAGAATCCTTCTAGGTATGAGAAGGAGACCTGAGTCGATAAAACCGATAATGCTGCACTTGTCATGTGTTGCAATGCCCGAAATTGTGTGTATCTAAGGTAACCCTCATTCACACTGTTCAAATCAAAcaccaaaaattaataattatgcaCTCTCAGACTGGTTCCAATATCATAAATTCAACAAGTAAAAAGGAAGCATTTTACCTATAAGGATATCCAGAGGGGAAAAACTTATTCAGGAAAGATTCAACCACCCTATGGTATACTGGTCTTGAATCATTAACCACCTTCACCtgcagcaaaaagaaaaagaaacagcaTTCATGAACAACCCACACAAAAGAATCACAAGTAAAACAATTACTCGTTCAGAAtgccaaaatataaaaagaaaaagaaagattaaattcGCAGACCAAGTATATGTAAAATTGTCTGAAAGTCAAGCTAAAGTTAAAGAGATAACACTCACAGAGAGGTAGCCGTCGGGTTCAAACTCATAACGACGAGAGACGGTATCGGAGGTCTCGAGCCAGTAAACTGGAACTTGGACTTGGGGTGCTTTAACTTCACCCGGTTCCGTCTTTGTGTGCCTCTTCAGCTTATCCTGtttcattttgaatttcaaaataaaaataaataaataaaaaggaaagttCAACCCATGGGAAGTATGAAGCGTTACCAGCAAATTCATTTGGAGCCAAAGGGAAGATAAAATATTGAAGGCGCGAGAATCGGGGGAAGTCCGAGCGGAGCAATCGGAAAGGGGGAGCTTTCCGGTTTTCACTTTCGACGATAAAGttgccttttgttttttctttaatgTGGGGGATGTGACTTACTACTATTCAAAACCCAAACCCGAAGATATGGTATTACCCGACCCGAATCCATTAACATTAATTAGTCACTACcctaatttcattaattattccTCCTGCTAGCAATTAAATTCGTAACCACGAGAGTTTTGTGAGATGATAAATATTTCTCCTACTTTAATTAATGGTTAATGGTTCGATTTTTGTCTTGGGTATGAGcagttttaaaatttgtggCAGCATCAACCCCTTAATAGTCTTGTTGAATGTGCATGATTAGTTATTGAGCTAGCTTCGATAGATaacttgagaaaataaattgattcaaaccaaaataaaatgattgtttGTGATATTAAGCAACaaagtaaggattaaatcctTAATTTGTGCATCATATAGGGgctaatagcataatttacctttatatatataaaatactaaaaagttAAACCCTAAGCTGAAGAAAAACTTTGAAGAAGGAATAGCTTTCATTCGACGGTTCCTCTCAGTCTCAGCTTCCCTTGCCTACTTAGCCTCAGCCCACAGCCACGCCTTCTTTGCCGTTGTCGTTGGCTCCACCCACAGCTGAGCCGACAGCTACTGAAATTAACCCACACCAACCGTCACCGTAAGTGTAAGTTTTCTTTTGCTACTGAAATCTATTGGGTTAATCCtgtattatatgtatatatgtaattgGCTTTTGGTGTATATATATTGGGAAAAATGGAGATTTACTGCAGGtacttaataattttcttttgtagTAGCGCCGAAGCTTAGGATAATCACGTAAAAACAGTGGTCTTGTTTTGTACCATATGTTTGCATAAAAGTGGATGAGCTTATTGGTGAAGcattatagttttttttggaACTCCAGTCAATACATCATTTCGGTGAAAcgttatatctatttttttttggttaaatcaGTGatgatttctaatttattttcccCAGAATATCTTGGGAAAATGGGAACATATTAGTATTTTtgtcaacttttcttttctgttttccGAGTATATAGCTCTTGCATAGAAATTTCAGTTTCTGGGTTAATTCCGTTAACTGACTGAACGTCCGATTAAAGCCAGATTGGTTATTGTGGTTTTCTTTAAGGTTGTTTTGGTTCTCGGTTctcaatttttcaaagttgattAAGTCGGTTTTTGGAGTATTTTAACCAAACCAACTGATTGTTCACCTCTGTTCGGCTTACTTATTAGAATTGTTATTGTATGGTCATGGGATGGGTAGTTCGGCTTAGGTTCAGCCCATGTTTTGACCCTAATGGCTGATTGAACCAGAAATGGAATTGCAAGCCTATTTGAGATTGTTGATTTGTGATGATAAATCTACTAAAAAAATTGGGGTTTATAGTGCACTAATAAATATAACATCTCTGTTTTCATTGTTCCATTTTTTCAGTATCTGAAAAAATACCTAATAATGGGAAAAAAGAAATTCatcgataaaaagaaatcaGCGACATTCCAACTACTTGCTCGAGACTCTTCTGATCCCAATTACAGTGACTCACCTGGTAGCGACCGAGTCTTTGTCCGAGTCGACAATAATCCTGTCTCCTTCGACACCGTCTTTGATGAAGATAATAATTGCTATAATGACTGTCAATATGATAATGAGGACTCTATATTTGCCGATGCACCCAATGACAATGGTGACAGTGGTGACGATTATGATAGAGTGTTGGGAAGCTCCTCTCGTATGGTCGTGAACGATAAGGGTGCATTGCCGGAGAATGTCAGGAAGGAAATTTTGGAGCTAGGGTTTCCAGATGATGGTTAcaattatttgattcatttgagaGAGATTAGAAACACCGGTGGAGGCTCTGCTTTCTATCATAACCCTAAGTTCAAGCCTGACCAGCTTCCTCATGATGTTAAGGTTGGTTCAAGTTACCATtgttctttaaataattttgtgtaatttctgattaatttatgtttgattACTGTTTTTGTGTGTTATGCTCAGGCCTATGATGCTTCAAGAGTACAgatatcaaattcaaaagggAATTATAATGAGAGATCGATTTACAGTGTTGCTTCAAATACACTTAATGCTAGGGTGAACAAAGTGTTTGATCCTGAAGTGGCTGCTCTGCTTGATGATAGTGATTTGTCGCGTTTTGGATCTGATATTGAGGATTTGGAGGAGGATTTCATTGTTAGGGCAAACACTGGTGAAGAAGGGGAGGGTGATGAGAGTGGTAAGAAGTTGAATTTTGTTGAAGATTTTGAGTTTATTGATGCCAGTGTTAAGAATGCTGATACGAAATCCGGCAATCAAGAGATTGCAAATGAAGTAAGGAATTACCAAGGGGAAGAAAAGCCACGCTCCCGGCGCCTTTTGGATGAGCAATTCGACATTGTGAGTCTTTTTAGAGTAATTTATAGTCTATTTTGGTTTTCTTGATTCCATTGTAATTTGTGCGTTTAGAACTTATGGAATTGAAGGTTTCCTTTCaatttaggagttttatttCGAGAAATTTTAGTTATGTCTATTTTGTTTAGTGTATTTCCTTGAATTAGAATGTTGCATGAAGATTTTACCTTTTGCTTGCTTCCTTTTGATTGAACTTCAAGAACATCATGGTactaatgataattttatcGAATTCTCTGGTTATTGCAGCTTGAACTTAAAGAATATGGCTCCGATGACGACGATGATGATTGTGAGGGTTACATGGCTGAAGAAGAAGAGTTTCTGGCAGACAAGCTGAAAAATGttctaaatgaaaatgatatggaTGATTTGGAGCATGATGATGTATATAAAGCTCCTGCTGATTTATTGCATGGTAGTAAGAGTCCTAAAAGCAAGGAGCTAACTGCTGATATCATGCGTCGTTGTGCTGAATACGccgaaaattatgaaaatgaaagtgAAGATGAAAAAGTGATGGTTGTGCAAGAAAGCAGCGATGAATCAGAACAATTTGATTGTGAGAGCATCATCTCCACGTATTCGACCCTTGATAACCACCCAGGAAAAATTGAAGCTCCGGGGGTAACTAGGAAAAAGAAGTTAGCTGAAACTGTTTCTGGGGCTTTGAGTGCCAAAAGTCAGGTGATATCCCTCAGGGGAAAAGAAAAGCTCCCGCTAGACTTTTTACCTAATAGCAGGAAGGCTACAGCAGAAAAAGTAAAGATTGCAGGTAGCATAATACCCGAACAGCATAAGAGAAAGCAACATGGTCAGGAGACTaaggaggaaaagaaagaacGGAAGGTATCATATCTATTTGCATGCGTGTTTGAGTGGTGTTCAGCCTTATTTGCTTGGGAATGTATTTAATTGCTTTGAAATGATGTTTAATTTGTTCACTGCTGAATGGATGAATTATATGCTTTCAGCTTGCTGTAAAAAAGGAACGAAGTGAAGCACGGAAAATGAAAAAGGCAATGAAAGAGCTATACCGGAGTGAAACCCAGCAAGCTCAGAAAGTAGCTGCTATATCTGGCCCATCTGCCATTCGATTAATGTAGGTAGTTTACTGTTTTACAAAATTCACGTTGTGTGGAATGATTGGTTCAAGTTGACAATTTTATGACCCCCTTTTCCAAGTATCATTGATTTGTTTCTTGCAATCATAGACAATTAAGAGACAATTTGATTGATAGTTTGACTTTTGATTTTTGCTTTAAATAGGTGAATGTTGAGATGGCTGTTGTTTGAGGCAGTTTCTTCCATTGGGGTGCTCTTATTTGCTGCTCAGGTCTTGGAGCATCCATGGTTGGTAACCATTAAATTGTTAGTTTTCTTTATATTTGATGCTTTTTGAGTTGAAAAATGATGGAAAGCATGGAAGAGCTCTGCTTTTACGTGCATCTTTTTGGGTAGTGTGTCTGCGTCCGAATGTTACTTCAATATGTTTGTCCCTAAACACACTTGGATATCTGccttttattgatttataaattatattacgaacttgtatatatttttatatttgggttgcttgaatattttatttttctttaatttttatatcaattaaattcataGAGCGTTGCACGGTCGAGATCttatcaatataatattttcacaGATTTGAAGTAACATATATCCATTTACTTCCCTAATTGCAAGTCTACTTGAGATTTTGGTGATTTAAGAGGCTACCATTAAATGCAAGATTAGCAGGCAATTCAACACTGAAACCCAATTTAGCTTTAAAATTCTAGATTCTTTAGCAATTTTTTGTGTTCCAAACCAAGCATACAATCATCCAAATTCAACCAAAAGCCTCAAGTTTTTAAGGTTCTGCCCCccttagaatataaaaaataaggaTCCAAAGCAACTAGAATCTCTGTTAAAACGCTGAGTAGAACAAAACAAGACGAGACTAGTTGCCAGAACTAGCCCAGAAGATTCAGACCATAAGGGTCATTTACATTATCACTCAACATTCTGCCCATATGAACCCCTGATTCGATTTTGAGCACCATGaaaaaccaaaatcattttttcatCTGGCATACTTGAAAATCATGTTAATAACCTCTGCCATCACCGGTTGTTGTGATACGAAAACCATCTAAGATTGGAAGTTAAAGCTTGAAAGCTTTAAGGCAAGGCCAAAAAGTACTTCGTTAGATTCAACTCATTTCATAAAGTCACATCAGGATCATCATCATAGTCATAATCTGGTTCACTGAAGTGTCGCATTTTCTTTGCTTCTCTACCTCTTCCCTTCTTCGGTTTTCCTCTGTAAAGAAAACAGGGACATATAAAATtcagaacaaaaacaaaattaatgcATTTAATGCTCATTGGCAAAGTAAACTTGATCCTTAGACCGAACAGGACCAGTCTAATTTCCCATCTGCtaaaacacacacacaacaacagcaacaacaacaacaacaacaacaataacaacaaacaATAAACATCAAGAAGGGAAATGTGTTGAAGCACCTGCATATTACAGGCTCACCATCTCTAGCAGTGGCAACCTCTTCAGCCTGAAAAAACAACAATAGCAGCAAAAAATCAGTCAGAAAAATCTCACAGTGAACAAAATTCTGAAGAAAATAAGTTGTAGACATCTCCAGCTACTTGATATGGCCTTAATCAGCCAGTTATAGATCTAGTTTGAAACTTTTGGTAGGATTTTCTGTAGAAGGGGCAtcaatgcataattttgttGCACTAATAGCAATATGAATCTTGCACAAAGTTGCAATCAGTTGATGAACTCCTTGTGGGTACTAGAATGGTTGTTGCTCAATCTGTATCTGAGTATGCGATAGTAATGCAAGATGATACGAGCCCCTCGTGAAATGAGGATAAAAAAGAAACAGGAAACACCCCCTCCTTTACAACCAAAGAAAATGCTATAGATAAAATGCAAATGCTATCTCGTTTATATTCTAACATTTTCATCCTATTAAAAGTCATAAATGCTTATAATGGACATGCAAAATCCTACATAAAGTAAGGCAACTTGACATTGCCTATAGCCCCGTTCTTCGGTTATAACAATGTACATCCTGAAGCTGAGTATCAGTTAGGTCCAAGCGGTTGGAGAAATCAATCTCATGTACTTCACTTCAATTGACATGAACAGGAAGTAGATATGCcagcaaacaagaaaaaaagaaaaggatggaAAGCAACTTAATAAAGAAGAATACGCACCACTGGAGAAGCGACCGATGATAATGAGAACAGCCTGTCTTCAGGCTGGAACTTTCTGGACCGCTTCGAGCTGCAAATCAACTTCAATAAATGGCTGACGCATAACATACAAATCCCTAAGacaaatttacatttaattgaattcaTCTCAAGGAATTTCAGACAATGTCTAGGAATGGAACTTTAAAAAGTTCAATTTTTGCAGATTTAAATCCTAAACaagcataatataaaattaacattagaTAGGCAGATAAGTAGAGGAAAAACATAAAGGAAAAAGTGTTAAAGCAGGCATTCCATACAGGGCAGTGTTCTTATTAGATGAAGAGAGGAACCCCTCAAAACCTTTCAAAACATTGCCGCATTGACCTGGATCCTGTAAATAACTAGTCTCCATATCGTACACCTGCATTTAGCTTTCTCACTTACATTCAAAACCAGAAACAGTgatgtaaaatataatctaatttgAACCAAATTGGGGGGAGGGGGGAATATGAAATTACTTGTCTCTCGATGTTTCCAAGCTCTTCTTGAAGCTTAGCTCTTCTACTAAGCAAAGTAGCCAGCATAGCCGACGGGGTTGATGATCCTCTCTGACCTGAAAACAAAGATTTCAATTCTTCTTTAATAAGAAAAGCAATcgaaattaaaacatttacctagaaaaaaagaagaatgtATCGTAACGGCTACCATTGTGATCCATATTTTAGCGCGAAAAAACTTTTGAGATTATTTAGAACcctaaaattctaaaagtagGGTTTCTCCCAAAATCTTGATTATGAAAGCTTTGTCGGACTCGGATCGGGTTCCGAAATTCAAACCTGGTTTGAAGGAAAAAAGACCCCGTTTTTCCAAAAGGGTCCGAATTGTCTACATCAGGTTGTCAGATCTTCTGGCCAATACAATATCTCCATTTGTACTGAGTTTGACCGTTAGATTGGGTTAGCTTTAGAAATaccttttttttccataatacAAAATTTGATACGCGGCAACAAGAAGACCAAGAGATTCAATGGGTGATGACCTCTTGGACGGCTGAGATTCGCCT
This region includes:
- the LOC105767721 gene encoding uncharacterized protein LOC105767721 isoform X2; amino-acid sequence: MVAVTIHSSFFLGQRGSSTPSAMLATLLSRRAKLQEELGNIERQVYDMETSYLQDPGQCGNVLKGFEGFLSSSNKNTALSKRSRKFQPEDRLFSLSSVASPVAEEVATARDGEPVICRGKPKKGRGREAKKMRHFSEPDYDYDDDPDVTL
- the LOC105767698 gene encoding uncharacterized protein LOC105767698 isoform X2, encoding MGKKKFIDKKKSATFQLLARDSSDPNYSDSPGSDRVFVRVDNNPVSFDTVFDEDNNCYNDCQYDNEDSIFADAPNDNGDSGDDYDRVLGSSSRMVVNDKGALPENVRKEILELGFPDDGYNYLIHLREIRNTGGGSAFYHNPKFKPDQLPHDVKAYDASRVQISNSKGNYNERSIYSVASNTLNARVNKVFDPEVAALLDDSDLSRFGSDIEDLEEDFIVRANTGEEGEGDESGKKLNFVEDFEFIDASVKNADTKSGNQEIANEVRNYQGEEKPRSRRLLDEQFDILELKEYGSDDDDDDCEGYMAEEEEFLADKLKNVLNENDMDDLEHDDVYKAPADLLHGSKSPKSKELTADIMRRCAEYAENYENESEDEKVMVVQESSDESEQFDCESIISTYSTLDNHPGKIEAPGVTRKKKLAETVSGALSAKSQVISLRGKEKLPLDFLPNSRKATAEKVKIAGSIIPEQHKRKQHGQETKEEKKERKLAVKKERSEARKMKKAMKELYRSETQQAQKVAAISGPSAIRLM
- the LOC105767721 gene encoding uncharacterized protein LOC105767721 isoform X1; this translates as MVAVTIHSSFFLGQRGSSTPSAMLATLLSRRAKLQEELGNIERQVYDMETSYLQDPGQCGNVLKGICMLCVSHLLKLICSSKRSRKFQPEDRLFSLSSVASPVAEEVATARDGEPVICRGKPKKGRGREAKKMRHFSEPDYDYDDDPDVTL
- the LOC105767721 gene encoding uncharacterized protein LOC105767721 isoform X3, with product MDHNGQRGSSTPSAMLATLLSRRAKLQEELGNIERQVYDMETSYLQDPGQCGNVLKGICMLCVSHLLKLICSSKRSRKFQPEDRLFSLSSVASPVAEEVATARDGEPVICRGKPKKGRGREAKKMRHFSEPDYDYDDDPDVTL
- the LOC105767698 gene encoding uncharacterized protein LOC105767698 isoform X1, with product MGKKKFIDKKKSATFQLLARDSSDPNYSDSPGSDRVFVRVDNNPVSFDTVFDEDNNCYNDCQYDNEDSIFADAPNDNGDSGDDYDRVLGSSSRMVVNDKGALPENVRKEILELGFPDDGYNYLIHLREIRNTGGGSAFYHNPKFKPDQLPHDVKAYDASRVQISNSKGNYNERSIYSVASNTLNARVNKVFDPEVAALLDDSDLSRFGSDIEDLEEDFIVRANTGEEGEGDESGKKLNFVEDFEFIDASVKNADTKSGNQEIANEVRNYQGEEKPRSRRLLDEQFDILELKEYGSDDDDDDCEGYMAEEEEFLADKLKNVLNENDMDDLEHDDVYKAPADLLHGSKSPKSKELTADIMRRCAEYAENYENESEDEKVMVVQESSDESEQFDCESIISTYSTLDNHPGKIEAPGVTRKKKLAETVSGALSAKSQVISLRGKEKLPLDFLPNSRKATAEKVKIAGSIIPEQHKRKQHGQETKEEKKERKLAVKKERSEARKMKKAMKELYRSETQQAQKVAAISGPSAIRLM